In Ruminococcaceae bacterium BL-6, a genomic segment contains:
- a CDS encoding conserved protein of unknown function (Evidence 4 : Unknown function but conserved in other organisms) — protein sequence MIPVYKYPAAYAREHGELEQYRASHKENVACKDAIEIAIRDNYRDNRLGKEGVKQVADQFSYERMFYVLANTAQRKDFDGRISRDNKDWAKTIPVFEDKDYFGDDRRSEFEVDSCNPGLTDIFINQARRKYLLTRPLTKEDIQAEAWRLLQRLQSEHEPNSPSGTHFMAQLSPDFLIRASTKDQDRLFALLPFKSLSFSALKDRKGIFAFIQKDENRDQPLRQRKTSVRKKLRKTQTEPKPPASSKGKEMEL from the coding sequence TACCTGTCTACAAATATCCCGCCGCCTATGCGCGGGAACATGGTGAGCTGGAACAATACCGCGCGTCCCACAAGGAAAACGTGGCCTGTAAGGACGCAATCGAAATAGCTATCCGGGACAATTACCGAGATAACCGTCTCGGTAAGGAGGGCGTAAAACAGGTTGCCGATCAGTTCAGTTACGAGCGAATGTTTTATGTGTTGGCGAATACGGCGCAGAGAAAAGATTTCGATGGACGCATTTCCCGTGACAACAAGGATTGGGCGAAAACCATTCCCGTCTTTGAAGATAAAGACTATTTCGGGGATGACCGGCGCTCAGAGTTTGAAGTGGATTCGTGTAACCCCGGTCTCACGGATATTTTCATCAATCAAGCGCGGCGCAAATACCTTTTAACCCGGCCTCTGACCAAAGAGGACATTCAGGCGGAAGCCTGGCGTCTGCTCCAGCGTCTGCAATCCGAGCATGAGCCGAATAGTCCCAGCGGTACGCATTTCATGGCCCAGCTCTCGCCGGATTTTCTGATTCGCGCTTCCACCAAAGATCAGGACCGTCTGTTTGCGCTACTGCCGTTCAAGTCCCTGTCATTTTCCGCGCTCAAAGACCGGAAGGGAATTTTCGCGTTCATCCAAAAGGATGAAAACCGCGACCAGCCGCTTCGCCAGCGCAAGACGTCCGTCCGAAAAAAGCTGCGAAAGACACAGACCGAGCCAAAGCCGCCCGCCTCATCCAAGGGCAAAGAAATGGAGCTGTAA
- a CDS encoding Mobilization protein: MANRNRQIQLKFRVTPQEREMIDQKMAQLGTKNMAAYLRKISIDGYVVKLELPELKEMVSLLRRSSNNLNQLTKRVHETGRVYDADLEDIVQNQERLWMAANDILSVLAKLK; the protein is encoded by the coding sequence ATGGCGAATCGCAATCGGCAAATCCAGCTCAAATTCCGCGTTACCCCGCAGGAGCGTGAAATGATCGACCAGAAAATGGCGCAGCTCGGTACGAAAAATATGGCGGCGTATCTCCGCAAAATCTCCATCGACGGGTATGTGGTGAAGCTGGAACTGCCGGAGCTGAAGGAGATGGTTTCCCTCCTGCGCCGGTCCAGCAACAATCTGAACCAGCTTACCAAGCGGGTGCATGAAACAGGGCGCGTTTACGACGCGGATTTGGAGGATATCGTCCAGAATCAGGAACGATTATGGATGGCGGCTAACGATATTCTTTCCGTGCTTGCTAAATTAAAATAG
- a CDS encoding Succinate dehydrogenase, with protein MRLILKIFVAPVIVVLTVFVWICSGLLYISAWVFGLAGTVLGIFGVLALITHQVTNGIILLVMAFLVSPFGIPMAAAWLLGKIQDLRYAIQDRVYG; from the coding sequence ATGAGGCTGATACTGAAAATATTCGTCGCTCCGGTCATTGTGGTTCTGACCGTTTTCGTCTGGATCTGCTCCGGTCTGCTGTATATCTCGGCGTGGGTGTTCGGCCTTGCTGGAACGGTCCTCGGCATCTTCGGTGTGCTGGCGCTGATTACCCATCAGGTTACAAATGGGATCATCCTGCTGGTGATGGCGTTCCTCGTCAGCCCGTTCGGAATCCCGATGGCGGCGGCGTGGCTGCTCGGCAAAATACAGGATTTGCGGTACGCAATTCAGGACCGGGTTTACGGCTGA